In one window of Tumebacillus algifaecis DNA:
- a CDS encoding TlpA family protein disulfide reductase, translated as MSRRWRSLLLLLSLTLFLAACGTGQEPKTVPLKPGQLAPDFTLTTMSGQSVTLSELRGQKVFLNFWASWCPPCKQEMPDLQAMSRQYEDQVLLYGVNITADDTLERAEMFVLEQKLTFPQLVDAQGKVQKAYNVITVPVSVTIDEEGKIVENRIGQLSKQQMEHMFQALLK; from the coding sequence ATGAGCAGGCGTTGGCGTTCCTTGCTCCTCCTGCTCAGCCTGACGCTGTTTCTGGCGGCCTGCGGTACGGGGCAGGAACCGAAAACGGTTCCGCTCAAGCCCGGCCAACTCGCTCCCGACTTCACCTTGACGACGATGAGCGGTCAGAGCGTCACCCTCTCCGAACTGCGCGGACAAAAGGTGTTCTTAAATTTCTGGGCCTCCTGGTGCCCGCCGTGCAAACAGGAGATGCCCGACCTGCAAGCGATGTCGCGTCAGTATGAGGACCAAGTCTTGCTCTACGGTGTCAACATCACCGCCGACGACACGCTGGAACGAGCTGAGATGTTCGTGCTGGAGCAGAAGCTGACCTTCCCGCAATTGGTCGATGCACAGGGCAAGGTGCAAAAAGCGTACAACGTGATCACCGTGCCCGTTTCAGTCACGATTGACGAGGAAGGCAAGATCGTCGAGAATCGCATCGGACAGCTTAGCAAGCAACAGATGGAGCACATGTTCCAAGCGTTGCTCAAATGA
- the murA gene encoding UDP-N-acetylglucosamine 1-carboxyvinyltransferase — protein sequence MEVLRVKGGAPLNGEIQASGSKNSVLAIMCAVLLCDGETILENVPNLSDVNTLMEILEETGVSCEWAAPNTLRFVNNGLTNWTVSEDLVRKMRASFSIFGPLLAKAGKAQIPLPGGCVIGARPVDQHLKAMQALGAEIKMLDGSVYAECKGGRLQGAAMFLGTRFGSTVGGTNAAIMAGALSSGTTVIYNAAREPEIVDLVMFLNKAGAKIRGVGTDIITIEGVESLNGVRYTCMTDRIESGTYLCAGAITRGRVTVKGIPPQSLAGLPSLLFDMGCDISLEGDSITVDARDRDLRATHVITFAYPGFATDLQPAMLTLLTTAKGISYVKETVFDARFGFTQELTRMGADIKISGDTAIVSGVERLTGARVVASDLRAAGAMILGGLAADGTSTVEGLQYLDRGYENPVAKLQSIGAQIERVTPGT from the coding sequence ATGGAAGTACTTCGCGTAAAAGGCGGGGCTCCGCTGAATGGCGAAATTCAGGCATCGGGGAGCAAGAACTCCGTCCTGGCAATCATGTGTGCCGTTCTGCTCTGTGACGGCGAAACGATTTTGGAAAACGTACCGAACTTGAGCGATGTAAATACGTTGATGGAAATTTTGGAAGAGACGGGTGTCAGCTGTGAATGGGCAGCTCCGAACACGCTGCGCTTTGTCAATAACGGTTTGACCAATTGGACGGTCTCCGAAGATCTGGTTCGCAAGATGCGCGCTTCTTTCTCCATCTTTGGCCCGCTGCTGGCGAAAGCGGGGAAGGCACAGATTCCGCTTCCTGGCGGCTGTGTGATCGGGGCGCGCCCGGTAGACCAGCATCTGAAGGCGATGCAGGCGCTTGGCGCTGAGATCAAGATGCTCGATGGAAGCGTCTATGCTGAGTGCAAGGGCGGCCGTCTGCAAGGCGCTGCGATGTTTCTCGGCACGCGCTTTGGCTCGACAGTCGGCGGCACCAACGCAGCGATCATGGCGGGGGCGCTGTCCAGCGGCACGACCGTCATCTACAATGCAGCCCGCGAGCCGGAGATTGTCGATCTTGTGATGTTCCTGAACAAAGCGGGGGCGAAGATCCGCGGCGTCGGCACCGATATCATCACGATCGAAGGTGTCGAGAGCTTGAATGGCGTGCGCTACACCTGCATGACCGACCGCATCGAATCGGGTACCTACCTGTGCGCAGGCGCGATCACCCGTGGTCGAGTCACCGTTAAAGGCATTCCGCCGCAGTCGCTGGCAGGACTTCCGTCTCTGCTGTTCGACATGGGTTGTGACATCTCGCTCGAAGGCGACTCGATCACCGTCGATGCTCGCGATCGCGACCTGCGTGCGACACATGTGATCACGTTTGCCTACCCTGGTTTTGCCACCGATCTGCAGCCGGCGATGCTGACGCTGCTCACGACGGCAAAAGGCATTTCCTATGTGAAAGAGACCGTTTTTGATGCACGCTTTGGTTTCACCCAAGAGCTGACTCGCATGGGCGCAGATATTAAAATTTCTGGCGATACGGCGATCGTCAGCGGCGTGGAGCGCCTGACGGGTGCACGTGTCGTCGCAAGCGACCTGCGCGCAGCAGGCGCGATGATTCTCGGTGGCTTAGCTGCTGATGGCACGTCCACGGTCGAAGGTTTGCAATATCTGGACCGTGGTTATGAAAACCCGGTCGCGAAACTGCAATCGATCGGTGCGCAGATCGAGCGCGTAACACCGGGAACGTAG
- a CDS encoding IreB family regulatory phosphoprotein, giving the protein MSNLDKTMIFRLDQESELLNEIITSVVPALREQGYDAARQLAGFIVTGESNYITSANNARATMAKMDRLLAVEQILNDYFKLKGL; this is encoded by the coding sequence ATGTCCAACCTCGACAAGACCATGATTTTCCGACTTGACCAAGAATCAGAACTGCTCAATGAAATCATCACGTCGGTCGTTCCGGCACTTCGTGAACAAGGCTACGATGCGGCGCGTCAACTGGCTGGCTTTATTGTGACCGGGGAGAGCAACTACATCACCTCGGCGAACAATGCGCGCGCGACTATGGCCAAGATGGACCGCTTGCTGGCGGTCGAACAGATCCTCAACGACTACTTCAAGCTGAAGGGTCTGTAA
- a CDS encoding MraY family glycosyltransferase: MQSPQMLTLTLVVSFALVYFMVPYLRKVALKTGFVDMPNPRKLHKEPIPVLGGAAIYFGFIVSTLLIQLIFFGKLDDTFYGIALGGLLLFVIGVLDDYYKTRGKDFPAWPKLLTHIAAAFVLVGFDVRVEAVTIPWLDLPYYSFTDHGMGWVSILATVLWVVALTNMLNFLDGVDGLAAGISSISAITLLFIAILSGNGPVAFYAVAVIGVSLAFLKHNFHPARIFMGDAGATFLGFALAALAVDGAFKSATFVSLIVPVLALGVPIFDTLFVLFKRIKERRPLHQADKSHTHHTLMRSGMSQVQTVSFMYLLGICFSLLSIVVLLVNYN; encoded by the coding sequence ATGCAATCCCCACAAATGCTGACCTTGACTTTGGTCGTCTCGTTTGCGCTCGTGTACTTCATGGTGCCGTACCTGCGCAAGGTGGCGTTGAAGACAGGGTTCGTAGACATGCCGAACCCTCGGAAACTGCACAAAGAGCCGATTCCGGTACTCGGCGGGGCGGCGATTTATTTCGGATTTATCGTCTCGACCTTATTGATTCAACTGATCTTTTTCGGGAAATTGGACGACACGTTTTACGGCATTGCGCTCGGCGGCTTGCTCCTGTTTGTGATTGGAGTGCTCGATGACTATTACAAGACGCGCGGCAAAGACTTCCCGGCTTGGCCGAAACTGTTGACTCATATTGCAGCAGCTTTTGTTCTGGTCGGCTTTGATGTGAGAGTAGAAGCGGTGACGATCCCTTGGCTGGACCTGCCCTACTATTCTTTCACCGACCACGGGATGGGCTGGGTGTCCATCTTGGCCACCGTGCTTTGGGTGGTTGCGCTCACCAATATGCTCAATTTCTTGGACGGTGTAGACGGTTTGGCCGCGGGCATCTCGTCGATCTCCGCGATCACGTTGCTGTTTATCGCCATCCTGTCTGGCAACGGCCCGGTTGCGTTCTATGCAGTGGCGGTGATCGGTGTATCGCTGGCCTTCCTGAAGCACAATTTCCACCCGGCCCGCATTTTCATGGGCGATGCGGGTGCGACCTTCTTAGGCTTCGCGCTTGCAGCTCTGGCAGTCGATGGAGCGTTCAAGTCCGCGACGTTCGTCTCGTTGATCGTGCCGGTATTGGCGCTTGGCGTACCGATCTTTGACACGCTGTTCGTGCTGTTCAAGCGGATCAAAGAACGCCGTCCGTTGCACCAGGCTGACAAATCGCACACGCACCACACGTTGATGCGCAGTGGGATGAGCCAAGTTCAGACCGTTTCATTCATGTATCTGCTCGGCATTTGCTTCTCGCTATTGTCGATCGTAGTATTGCTTGTCAACTACAATTAA
- a CDS encoding YbjQ family protein translates to MIITTTSIVQGKEITKYHSVVTGETIMGANVVRDFLASITDIVGGRSGAYESKLKQAREIAFAEMKEEALRQGANAIVGVDIDYEVIRDGMLMVAVSGTAVTLQ, encoded by the coding sequence ATGATCATCACCACAACCTCGATTGTACAAGGGAAAGAGATTACCAAGTATCATTCGGTAGTTACCGGAGAAACAATAATGGGGGCCAACGTCGTGCGTGACTTTCTCGCGTCGATCACCGACATCGTCGGCGGGCGTAGCGGGGCATACGAGTCCAAGTTGAAACAAGCCCGTGAGATCGCGTTTGCAGAAATGAAAGAGGAGGCGCTGCGCCAAGGGGCCAATGCGATCGTCGGCGTTGACATCGACTATGAAGTGATCCGCGATGGCATGCTGATGGTGGCCGTTTCTGGAACCGCAGTCACACTCCAATAA
- a CDS encoding helix-turn-helix domain-containing protein, which translates to MDIGLMVREIRKRKNITIPQLCEGTGLSKGFISNLENNKTSPSIATLQSIANFLQVPLAYFLLEKEHRIHVVRKEEREYSTFGADQLRVEKLTRDIGLGMKIIELPPHASTEEMSQSHEGEQSHLILRGKVLAIQGEDQVELSEGDSFSWKSCVPHRVVNVGAESALILLAEYKSQ; encoded by the coding sequence ATGGATATCGGGTTGATGGTACGAGAAATTCGCAAGCGCAAAAACATCACCATTCCCCAGCTCTGCGAAGGAACGGGGTTGTCCAAAGGGTTTATTTCCAATCTAGAAAATAATAAAACGTCGCCATCGATTGCCACACTGCAAAGCATCGCCAACTTTTTGCAGGTGCCGCTGGCTTACTTTTTGTTGGAGAAGGAACACCGTATTCATGTGGTGCGCAAAGAGGAGCGGGAGTATTCGACTTTTGGCGCAGATCAATTGAGAGTGGAAAAATTGACGCGCGACATCGGGCTTGGCATGAAGATCATCGAGTTACCACCACACGCTTCGACCGAAGAGATGTCGCAGTCACACGAAGGGGAACAAAGCCATCTCATCCTGCGCGGCAAGGTGCTGGCGATCCAAGGTGAGGATCAGGTCGAGCTTTCCGAAGGCGATTCGTTTAGTTGGAAATCGTGCGTCCCGCATCGCGTGGTCAATGTGGGAGCTGAATCGGCATTGATTTTACTTGCTGAATATAAGAGCCAATAA
- a CDS encoding FMN-dependent NADH-azoreductase, whose amino-acid sequence MATVLYITVNPKAEEESFSLSVGREFVNAYREANPNDEVIELDLYKTNIPLIDPDVFSGWGKLQSGAAFDALSSEEQAKVARLNELADQFVAADKYVFVTPMWNLSYPPLLKAYIDAFCVAGKTFRYTEQGPQGLMGGKKALHIQARGGFYSEGPAADFEFGDRYLRAILAFVGITDTTTLAIEGMAAQPDNAGRIKEDAIVKAQELAKTFN is encoded by the coding sequence ATGGCAACTGTACTGTACATTACTGTGAACCCGAAGGCGGAAGAAGAATCTTTCTCCCTTTCCGTTGGCCGCGAGTTTGTCAACGCCTACCGCGAAGCAAACCCGAACGACGAGGTGATTGAACTCGACCTCTACAAAACGAACATTCCGTTGATCGACCCGGACGTTTTCAGCGGATGGGGCAAGCTGCAATCGGGTGCTGCCTTTGACGCGCTTTCCTCGGAAGAACAAGCGAAAGTTGCTCGCCTGAACGAATTGGCAGACCAATTTGTTGCGGCTGACAAATATGTATTTGTGACCCCGATGTGGAACCTGAGCTACCCGCCGCTACTGAAAGCATACATTGACGCATTCTGCGTGGCAGGCAAAACGTTCCGCTACACCGAGCAAGGCCCGCAAGGTCTGATGGGCGGCAAAAAAGCGCTGCACATCCAAGCTCGCGGCGGTTTTTACTCCGAAGGACCGGCTGCTGACTTCGAGTTTGGCGACCGCTACCTGCGTGCGATTCTCGCGTTCGTCGGTATCACCGACACGACCACTCTGGCGATCGAAGGCATGGCAGCTCAACCGGACAACGCAGGCCGCATTAAAGAAGATGCGATCGTCAAAGCGCAAGAACTGGCAAAAACGTTCAACTAA
- a CDS encoding ion transporter, with amino-acid sequence MSFWRFFYEMIILLAVITYAILIFADPADHPYLTEQLIRRVDVGLIFFFGIEYLVRLSLSKDQPRFVRENWFDIIAIIPFDLLFPLARLMRVLRIIRLLKASPLLWSVLKSVQMRKIFAFLAVILLWSSSAVFFLEQGNNDSFQTWGDALWWSVVTTTTVGYGDISPVTEGGRIIAAFLMITGIGLIGTFTANLANHWITFFETPRREDDLLDLIEQQLLYEDDRVQHHMKQSAMNWVHHIESLSSSEYQTLLRTLELLREYDRKQ; translated from the coding sequence ATGTCTTTCTGGCGATTTTTTTACGAGATGATCATCCTGCTTGCGGTGATCACCTACGCAATTCTCATCTTCGCAGATCCGGCCGACCATCCTTATCTGACCGAACAATTGATCCGACGTGTCGATGTCGGTCTGATCTTCTTTTTTGGCATCGAGTATCTGGTTCGTCTGTCGCTCTCGAAAGATCAACCGCGCTTTGTGCGGGAAAATTGGTTCGACATCATCGCGATCATCCCCTTTGATCTGCTCTTTCCGTTGGCACGTTTGATGCGCGTGCTGCGCATCATTCGGCTTTTGAAAGCTTCCCCACTCTTGTGGAGCGTGCTAAAATCGGTGCAGATGCGCAAAATCTTCGCATTTTTAGCCGTGATCTTGCTGTGGAGTTCATCGGCAGTTTTTTTCCTTGAGCAGGGCAACAACGATTCGTTTCAGACCTGGGGCGATGCGCTATGGTGGTCGGTGGTCACGACGACAACTGTGGGCTATGGAGATATTTCGCCGGTCACAGAGGGCGGTCGGATCATCGCGGCTTTTCTGATGATCACAGGGATCGGGTTGATCGGTACGTTCACCGCCAACCTCGCCAACCACTGGATAACCTTTTTTGAAACTCCGAGACGGGAAGATGACCTGCTCGATCTGATCGAACAACAACTGCTGTATGAGGATGACCGCGTACAGCACCACATGAAACAATCGGCGATGAACTGGGTACATCATATCGAGTCGTTAAGTTCATCCGAATATCAGACGCTGCTCAGGACGTTGGAGTTGTTGCGTGAATACGACCGCAAACAATAG
- a CDS encoding methyl-accepting chemotaxis protein — MTGFKNRIMILLTMGTVGLMILFHLLNRVWHVLDHSMMSSGHVDGTATTIAESFSNTLNLLLAVPLLLLLLSYMLYRKRNDHQAIPWLVMLAQVFGSISLIAGGGGMVELHFSIFMVVAITAYYEDVRLLLVMTAIFAVQHLLGFFIIPELVFGVHEYTITMLALHAIFLVITSGATSLQILSKRKFTLELESDKEHKQEQLLSIVESVKNLSNELEQTSTVVSAKSDTINRSNEEMLIAFKEVSSGLEDQSHSVSKIEQDLSSINQMIEHTASASHEMSEQATNTEQIIDHTITNIHSLYDQIVVVSQTIETSAQAINELNNSSQKVDGIINTIQEVAEQTHLLALNASIEAARAGEHGRGFAVVAQEIRKLAEQSKASTDEIKAILSKILQDSIASVAQIDIGKQATSRSVTQAENSMNGLHQLTEVTTALVEGVGELNGSIQKIEHNSRQINDEMANITAVTQQSVASLQEVYAITESQVSSNRMVNAELHRLNKLADSLKEQFTAK; from the coding sequence GTGACAGGTTTTAAAAACCGCATCATGATCCTGCTGACAATGGGTACAGTTGGATTGATGATTCTGTTCCATCTGCTCAATCGGGTCTGGCATGTGCTCGATCATTCGATGATGTCGAGCGGGCATGTGGATGGTACAGCGACCACCATCGCGGAATCGTTTAGTAATACACTCAATCTGCTTTTGGCAGTTCCGCTGCTCTTGCTTCTATTAAGTTACATGCTGTACCGCAAGAGAAACGACCACCAAGCCATTCCTTGGCTGGTGATGTTGGCGCAAGTATTTGGCTCCATATCGCTCATCGCCGGTGGGGGCGGGATGGTCGAGCTGCATTTTTCAATCTTTATGGTTGTTGCCATCACAGCCTACTATGAGGATGTACGGTTGCTGCTCGTGATGACAGCGATCTTTGCCGTCCAGCACTTGCTCGGATTTTTCATCATCCCTGAACTGGTGTTTGGGGTACACGAGTACACGATCACGATGCTGGCACTGCACGCGATCTTTCTGGTCATCACTTCAGGTGCAACCTCGCTGCAAATCCTTTCCAAGCGAAAATTCACCTTGGAGCTGGAATCGGATAAGGAGCACAAGCAGGAACAGCTTCTTTCGATCGTCGAGAGTGTCAAAAACCTCTCCAACGAATTGGAGCAAACGTCCACCGTTGTTTCCGCAAAGTCGGATACGATCAACCGCTCCAACGAGGAGATGCTCATCGCGTTCAAAGAAGTTTCGTCCGGTCTGGAAGACCAGAGCCACTCGGTCAGCAAAATCGAGCAGGATCTGAGCAGCATCAACCAGATGATCGAGCATACGGCAAGCGCTTCGCACGAAATGAGCGAACAGGCGACCAACACCGAGCAGATCATCGATCACACGATCACCAACATCCACTCGCTGTACGACCAGATCGTCGTCGTTTCGCAGACGATCGAAACGTCTGCACAGGCGATCAATGAATTGAACAATTCCTCGCAAAAAGTGGACGGGATCATCAACACGATTCAAGAAGTTGCCGAACAAACGCATCTGCTCGCGTTAAACGCTTCGATCGAAGCGGCACGCGCTGGCGAGCACGGACGAGGATTTGCGGTCGTCGCACAAGAGATTCGCAAATTGGCGGAGCAAAGCAAGGCATCGACCGATGAGATCAAAGCGATCTTGTCGAAGATTTTGCAGGATTCGATCGCATCTGTCGCCCAGATCGACATCGGCAAGCAGGCGACGTCGCGCTCCGTGACACAGGCGGAGAACTCGATGAACGGCCTGCACCAACTGACCGAGGTGACCACCGCTCTGGTCGAAGGCGTTGGCGAGTTGAACGGATCGATTCAGAAGATCGAACATAACTCCCGCCAGATTAATGACGAGATGGCAAATATCACAGCGGTGACGCAGCAGTCGGTCGCATCGCTGCAAGAGGTGTACGCGATCACCGAATCGCAGGTCTCATCGAACCGGATGGTCAATGCGGAACTTCACCGTTTGAACAAATTGGCCGATTCGCTGAAGGAGCAATTTACCGCAAAATAA
- a CDS encoding putative bifunctional diguanylate cyclase/phosphodiesterase, with amino-acid sequence MLLIIVFLGRVMTENRVTRHLLFKEVQAFKSFYEHNPNAFYTLDLEGRVLATNKACRKMFGDLGTDRGEWIFFDVVADEERQRVHAHFLEAAQGDPQSFEATVLHQDGRRLQVNITNMPIFADGSVAGVYGIAKDMTEQKAAEQERMLSAQRYQELMESIEAVVWEGDPETFEYTFISPQSERILGYKPEQLIKDHDFWKSRVHPDDYETMITFCQAELQAGRNHMHEYRMLAADGRVVWLKECVTVVQEDGRVTGCRGIMVNITDRKLAEERLQHIAYYDVLTSLPNRTRFEDRLQLEMTRAQSRSQPLAVLLLDLDRFKYINDSLGHCIGDELIRAVAERLKTCVDEKVIVSRIGGDEFTLILPGLHSQDAGQVAEMILQRMAAPFVIEQHELFVTCSIGISFFPEQGSDLTTLIKHAELAMYRAKELGRNNHQFYATSMNEDALQKLSLERFLRKALGLNEFVLFYQPQVNVKSGKIFGFEALLRWKHPILGMVSPATFIPLAEETGLIVPIGEWVLESACRQIKGWHEAGNPHLTVAVNLSARQFQQDNLVEMVERVLAETGVEPQCLELEITESVTMYDVERAIMILHELKNLGIRISLDDFGTGYSSLSYLKHFPIHTLKIDQSFVRDITTDADDAAIATSVIALAHSLNRQVVAEGVETEAHLRYLAAHGCVEMQGYHFSGPLPAQEIEARFLSGKAFKMPALPPLSEN; translated from the coding sequence ATGTTACTGATAATCGTATTCCTTGGTCGTGTCATGACCGAAAATCGAGTGACGCGCCACTTGTTGTTCAAAGAAGTACAGGCTTTCAAGTCATTCTATGAGCACAATCCGAACGCTTTTTACACGTTGGACCTCGAAGGCCGCGTGTTGGCTACGAACAAAGCTTGCCGCAAGATGTTCGGCGACTTAGGTACAGATCGTGGTGAGTGGATCTTTTTTGATGTGGTCGCGGACGAGGAACGTCAACGTGTGCATGCTCATTTCCTCGAAGCAGCGCAGGGCGATCCGCAGTCTTTTGAAGCGACCGTTTTGCATCAGGATGGGCGCCGTTTGCAGGTGAACATCACCAACATGCCGATCTTTGCCGATGGGTCTGTGGCTGGCGTATACGGCATCGCCAAAGACATGACGGAACAAAAAGCGGCTGAGCAGGAGCGGATGCTGTCTGCGCAACGGTATCAGGAACTGATGGAATCGATCGAGGCGGTCGTGTGGGAAGGCGATCCGGAGACGTTCGAATACACCTTCATTTCTCCCCAGTCGGAACGAATTTTGGGATACAAGCCGGAGCAGTTGATCAAGGATCACGATTTTTGGAAAAGTCGAGTGCACCCAGACGATTATGAAACGATGATCACCTTTTGCCAAGCGGAGTTGCAAGCGGGGCGCAACCATATGCACGAATATCGGATGCTGGCGGCGGATGGACGCGTCGTCTGGCTCAAAGAGTGTGTGACGGTGGTGCAGGAGGATGGTCGCGTGACCGGTTGTCGCGGGATCATGGTGAACATCACCGATCGCAAACTGGCGGAGGAGCGTTTGCAACATATCGCCTATTATGACGTGCTGACCAGCCTGCCCAACCGAACGCGGTTCGAAGATCGTTTGCAACTGGAGATGACGCGGGCGCAGAGTCGGTCGCAACCGTTGGCCGTCCTGCTGCTCGACCTCGACCGCTTCAAATATATTAACGACTCGCTAGGACACTGCATTGGTGACGAGTTGATCCGCGCCGTCGCCGAGCGGCTGAAAACGTGCGTGGATGAAAAGGTGATCGTATCGCGCATCGGAGGCGATGAATTTACGTTGATCCTGCCCGGCCTCCACTCGCAAGATGCGGGGCAAGTCGCTGAAATGATCTTGCAGCGCATGGCCGCACCTTTTGTGATTGAGCAACATGAGCTGTTTGTGACGTGTAGCATCGGCATCTCGTTTTTTCCGGAGCAAGGCAGCGATCTGACGACGTTGATCAAACATGCGGAGTTGGCGATGTACCGAGCGAAAGAGTTGGGGCGCAACAATCACCAGTTCTACGCCACGTCGATGAACGAAGACGCGCTGCAAAAGCTGTCTTTGGAGCGATTCCTGCGCAAAGCGTTGGGACTGAACGAATTTGTGCTGTTCTACCAACCGCAGGTCAACGTGAAAAGCGGGAAAATCTTCGGCTTCGAAGCGTTGTTGCGCTGGAAGCATCCAATACTGGGGATGGTATCGCCCGCAACCTTTATTCCGCTGGCAGAAGAGACCGGTTTGATCGTGCCGATCGGGGAATGGGTGTTGGAGTCTGCATGTCGGCAGATCAAAGGGTGGCACGAGGCGGGCAATCCGCATCTGACCGTAGCGGTCAATCTGTCAGCCCGCCAGTTCCAGCAGGACAATCTCGTGGAGATGGTGGAGCGAGTGTTGGCAGAGACGGGAGTCGAGCCGCAGTGTCTGGAATTGGAGATCACCGAAAGTGTCACGATGTATGACGTGGAGCGGGCGATCATGATCTTGCACGAGTTGAAGAACCTCGGCATCCGCATCTCGCTCGATGATTTCGGTACCGGGTATTCGTCGCTGAGCTACCTCAAGCATTTCCCGATTCACACGCTGAAGATCGACCAATCTTTCGTTCGTGACATCACGACCGATGCGGATGACGCGGCGATTGCCACGTCGGTCATCGCACTGGCCCATAGCCTGAATCGCCAAGTCGTCGCCGAAGGTGTGGAGACGGAAGCGCACCTGCGCTACCTTGCTGCCCACGGTTGCGTGGAGATGCAAGGCTACCACTTCAGCGGCCCGCTGCCTGCACAGGAGATCGAAGCGCGATTTTTAAGCGGGAAAGCTTTCAAAATGCCTGCATTACCCCCGTTGTCAGAAAACTAG
- a CDS encoding protein adenylyltransferase SelO — protein MTMGTANREAGWNLDNSYARLPESFFSPVTPSQVRSPKLIMLNQPLASSLGLNVQALQSEEELAVFAGNQFPESAFPLAQAYAGHQFGHFTKLGDGRALLIGEQITPSGERFDIQLKGSGSTPYSRGGDGRAALGPMLREYIISEAMHALGIPTTRSLAVVATGQTVIREAYLPGAILTRVAASHLRVGTFQYVAQWGTGEELRALADYALQRHFPEADDAENRYLALLQEVIKRQAALIAKWQLVGFVHGVMNTDNMTISGETIDYGPCAFLDTYDLKTVFSSIDSQGRYAYGNQPYIAVWNLTRFAETLVPLLHDEESQAVQLAQDALSSFSELYHRNWFAGLRAKLGLFNEEEADKSLIENLLTMMQKYRADYTNTFLALTFDRVEETVLSGTPELAEWHELWQARLGRQQESKASSHQLMRDSNPAIIPRNHRVEAALESAVEEGDYSVMEKLLAVLSDPYAHSPEQAEYAELPDPSSSPYQTFCGT, from the coding sequence ATGACCATGGGAACAGCAAATCGTGAAGCAGGATGGAACTTGGACAACAGCTATGCACGTTTGCCCGAATCATTTTTTTCGCCCGTCACGCCCAGCCAAGTCCGCTCGCCTAAGTTGATCATGCTCAATCAACCGCTGGCCTCATCGCTCGGATTGAACGTGCAGGCACTACAAAGCGAAGAAGAGCTAGCCGTGTTTGCTGGCAACCAGTTTCCCGAAAGTGCCTTCCCTCTGGCGCAAGCGTATGCGGGACATCAATTCGGGCATTTTACGAAGTTAGGCGATGGTCGGGCCCTGCTGATCGGCGAACAGATCACGCCTTCAGGTGAACGCTTCGACATTCAGCTCAAAGGTTCGGGGAGTACACCGTACTCTCGCGGCGGCGATGGTCGAGCGGCCCTCGGCCCGATGTTGCGCGAATACATCATCAGTGAGGCCATGCATGCGCTAGGCATCCCGACCACCCGCAGTCTGGCCGTCGTGGCAACCGGGCAGACTGTCATCCGTGAAGCCTACCTGCCCGGTGCCATTCTGACCCGCGTGGCTGCGAGCCATCTGCGCGTCGGCACTTTTCAGTATGTGGCCCAATGGGGCACCGGCGAGGAACTCCGCGCTCTGGCAGATTATGCGTTGCAACGTCATTTTCCCGAAGCTGATGATGCAGAGAACCGCTATCTTGCGCTGCTTCAGGAGGTTATCAAACGTCAAGCCGCACTGATCGCCAAATGGCAGTTGGTTGGCTTTGTTCATGGTGTGATGAACACTGACAACATGACGATCAGCGGTGAAACGATCGATTATGGTCCTTGCGCTTTCTTGGATACGTATGACCTGAAAACGGTCTTCAGTTCAATTGACAGTCAAGGTCGCTATGCGTATGGCAACCAGCCGTATATCGCCGTGTGGAATCTGACTCGTTTTGCTGAAACCCTGGTGCCGTTGTTGCACGACGAGGAGTCGCAAGCTGTCCAACTCGCTCAGGATGCGCTTTCCAGTTTTTCTGAGCTGTATCACCGCAACTGGTTTGCCGGACTGCGCGCCAAATTGGGGCTCTTCAATGAAGAAGAAGCGGATAAATCCCTGATTGAAAATCTGCTCACGATGATGCAGAAGTATCGAGCCGACTATACCAACACCTTCCTCGCCTTAACGTTTGATCGAGTGGAGGAAACGGTTCTGTCTGGTACCCCGGAATTGGCAGAGTGGCATGAACTGTGGCAAGCGAGACTCGGCAGACAGCAAGAATCGAAAGCCAGCTCGCATCAGCTGATGCGGGACAGCAACCCGGCGATCATCCCACGCAACCACCGAGTAGAGGCTGCCTTGGAAAGCGCCGTGGAAGAAGGGGACTACAGCGTGATGGAGAAGCTCTTGGCCGTTCTTTCCGACCCCTATGCGCACTCCCCTGAACAGGCGGAATACGCCGAACTGCCCGACCCTTCGTCCAGTCCTTACCAAACCTTTTGTGGTACCTGA